Proteins encoded by one window of Anaerosalibacter sp. Marseille-P3206:
- the ffh gene encoding signal recognition particle protein, with amino-acid sequence MVFESLAEKLQNALGKLKSKGKLNEKDVDLAMREVKLALLEADVNFKVVKKFIKDVKERAIGSEVMESLTPGQQVIKIVNEELTLLMGEKESKIEFSPNPPTVILFCGLQGAGKTTTAGKLAFNLKKQNKRPLLVACDVYRPAAIKQLEVVGERVSVPVFTMGDKNDPVDIAKAGVEHGKKNGNDVIIIDTAGRLHIDDTLMEELKNIASEVNPKEILLVVDAMTGQDAVTVADNFNEKLELTGVILTKLDGDARGGAALSIRAVTNKPIKYVGMGEKLDQLEQFYPDRMASRILGMGDVLSLIEKAQESFDAQKAMELEKKIRTQQFTFDDFLDQLDQMKNLGPLDEVIGMIPGVNTKKLKGMDVDEKELVRIQAIIQSMTKDEREEPSIIDSSRRKRIAKGSGTSVQDVNRLLKQFKETKKMMKRFTDMEKTIKKKGKFGFPFF; translated from the coding sequence ATGGTATTTGAAAGTTTAGCAGAAAAACTTCAAAATGCTCTTGGAAAATTAAAAAGCAAGGGAAAACTCAATGAAAAAGATGTAGACCTTGCAATGAGAGAAGTTAAGCTTGCACTTCTTGAAGCAGATGTTAATTTTAAAGTTGTAAAAAAGTTTATAAAAGATGTTAAAGAAAGAGCAATTGGTTCTGAAGTAATGGAAAGTTTAACACCTGGACAACAGGTAATTAAGATAGTAAATGAAGAATTAACTTTATTAATGGGAGAGAAAGAAAGCAAGATAGAATTTTCTCCTAATCCTCCTACTGTTATTCTTTTTTGTGGTCTTCAAGGTGCAGGAAAAACAACTACAGCAGGAAAATTGGCTTTTAATTTGAAGAAACAAAACAAAAGGCCACTTCTTGTAGCTTGTGACGTATATAGACCAGCAGCTATAAAGCAATTGGAAGTTGTGGGAGAAAGAGTTTCAGTACCTGTATTTACTATGGGTGATAAGAATGATCCAGTTGATATTGCAAAGGCAGGAGTTGAACATGGAAAGAAGAATGGTAATGATGTAATAATCATTGATACTGCCGGAAGATTGCATATAGATGATACTTTGATGGAAGAACTTAAAAATATAGCATCTGAGGTAAATCCTAAAGAAATACTTTTGGTTGTAGATGCTATGACAGGCCAAGATGCTGTAACTGTAGCAGATAACTTTAATGAAAAATTAGAATTAACTGGTGTAATTCTTACAAAACTTGATGGTGATGCTCGTGGTGGAGCAGCTTTATCAATAAGGGCAGTTACAAATAAACCTATTAAATATGTAGGTATGGGTGAAAAACTAGATCAACTAGAACAATTTTATCCAGATAGAATGGCTTCTAGGATATTAGGTATGGGTGATGTACTTAGCTTAATAGAGAAAGCACAAGAATCTTTTGATGCACAAAAAGCTATGGAATTAGAGAAGAAAATTCGTACTCAACAATTTACATTTGATGACTTTTTAGATCAACTTGATCAGATGAAGAATCTAGGACCATTAGATGAAGTAATTGGCATGATACCCGGTGTAAATACTAAGAAGCTAAAGGGAATGGATGTAGATGAAAAAGAATTAGTTAGAATTCAAGCTATCATTCAGTCTATGACAAAGGATGAAAGGGAAGAGCCGTCCATTATAGATAGTAGTAGAAGAAAGAGAATTGCAAAAGGTAGCGGTACATCTGTACAAGATGTCAATAGATTATTAAAACAGTTTAAAGAAACTAAGAAAATGATGAAGAGATTTACTGATATGGAAAAGACAATAAAGAAAAAAGGGAAATTTGGATTCCCCTTTTTCTAA
- the rpsP gene encoding 30S ribosomal protein S16, which translates to MAVKIRLRRMGAKKSPFYRIVVADSRSPRNGRFIDEIGYYNPLTEPKTIKVDDEKAMNWLNNGAKPTDTVERLFKETGVYEKLSDNNVQE; encoded by the coding sequence ATGGCAGTTAAGATTAGACTTAGAAGAATGGGCGCAAAGAAAAGTCCTTTTTATAGAATTGTTGTTGCTGATTCCCGTTCTCCAAGGAATGGAAGATTTATAGATGAAATTGGGTATTATAATCCATTAACAGAACCTAAAACTATAAAGGTTGATGATGAAAAAGCTATGAATTGGCTTAATAATGGAGCAAAACCAACAGACACTGTGGAGAGACTTTTTAAAGAAACTGGTGTTTATGAAAAGCTAAGTGATAATAATGTCCAAGAATAA
- a CDS encoding KH domain-containing protein — MGELVEMIAKALVDNPDEVKVNEVEGTQSVIIELRVAPEDMGKIIGKQGRIAKAIRTVVKAAAIKENKRVVVEIIQ; from the coding sequence GTGGGAGAACTTGTAGAAATGATTGCGAAGGCTCTTGTAGATAATCCTGACGAAGTTAAAGTCAATGAAGTTGAAGGTACCCAATCTGTTATTATCGAACTAAGAGTAGCCCCAGAGGACATGGGGAAAATAATTGGAAAACAAGGTAGAATTGCTAAAGCGATTAGAACCGTTGTTAAAGCAGCTGCTATTAAGGAAAATAAACGAGTAGTTGTTGAAATTATTCAGTAA